A genomic window from Xenorhabdus cabanillasii includes:
- a CDS encoding zinc-dependent alcohol dehydrogenase: protein MKALKFNQVWDIQVQDVEPLHCIEPDDVVVNIAVCGICGTDVGIITGSYPVAVPGTTLGHETTGVVAQVGSGVTHFQVGDRVVINPTYSCGCCRMCQTGNPNHCEKKMGTEAGVSYDGAFAEQYLAKEGSLIKLEPHVSMEAASLTEPLSCTLTGVDKLGITHTNIRAVVAGAGPMGMLYLWALHERGVKAFMIEKNPNRIQFARQNLPAECRLYTDFDEALTQEYGDKSALIDLCVDTTGQLTEYIFGHLAPGGKLLNVALKDKHANLDILKIADKSLSVIGSIDSLNNSFERAYTMIRDGVIPADRLISHVFDFEDYQQAFLTVGCDIAGKAQIPLSTPNCKVLIRVADLK, encoded by the coding sequence ATGAAAGCGCTTAAATTTAATCAAGTATGGGATATTCAAGTCCAGGACGTTGAGCCGTTGCACTGTATTGAACCGGATGATGTGGTGGTGAATATCGCTGTATGTGGGATATGCGGAACTGATGTAGGTATTATCACTGGTTCTTACCCTGTTGCAGTACCGGGAACAACATTGGGCCATGAAACGACAGGTGTTGTGGCACAAGTGGGTAGTGGAGTGACGCATTTTCAAGTTGGTGATCGTGTAGTCATTAACCCGACATACTCTTGCGGGTGTTGCAGAATGTGTCAGACAGGCAACCCAAATCATTGTGAGAAGAAAATGGGTACAGAAGCGGGTGTTTCCTATGATGGCGCATTTGCTGAGCAGTATTTGGCAAAAGAGGGTTCACTGATTAAATTGGAGCCTCATGTCAGTATGGAAGCAGCTTCATTGACAGAGCCATTAAGCTGTACGTTGACTGGTGTGGATAAATTGGGGATTACTCATACCAATATTCGTGCAGTAGTAGCAGGCGCAGGGCCGATGGGGATGCTGTACCTTTGGGCATTGCATGAGCGAGGCGTTAAGGCGTTCATGATTGAGAAAAACCCGAATCGTATACAGTTTGCCCGCCAGAATTTACCTGCGGAATGCCGATTATATACTGATTTTGATGAAGCGCTGACACAGGAATACGGTGATAAATCCGCATTGATAGACCTGTGTGTAGATACTACCGGGCAACTGACAGAGTATATTTTCGGTCATTTGGCACCAGGAGGTAAGTTGTTGAATGTCGCTTTAAAAGACAAACATGCCAACCTTGATATCTTAAAAATTGCAGATAAAAGCCTTTCTGTGATTGGTTCTATTGATTCCCTGAACAACAGTTTTGAACGGGCTTACACCATGATCCGTGATGGCGTGATCCCAGCTGATCGCCTGATTAGTCATGTTTTTGATTTTGAAGATTATCAGCAGGCATTTCTTACTGTTGGTTGTGATATTGCAGGCAAGGCTCAAATACCGCTTAGCACGCCAAACTGTAAAGTGTTAATTCGTGTGGCTGATTTGAAGTAA
- the malT gene encoding HTH-type transcriptional regulator MalT, with translation MLIPSKLSRPLRLNNMVMRERLLKQLNEAQNYRLVLITSPAGYGKTTLMSQWAAGQENLGWYSLDDSDNQPERFASYLIAAVQQATQGHCVKSEVLAQKHQYANLSALFAQLFIELNKWKHPLFLVIDDYHLIVNKLIHEAMRFFLRHQPENLTLIILSRHLPSLGVANLRVREQLLEFDSQQLAFNYQEAQQFFDKRLARPLEADHCRQLCHDVGGWATALQLIALSARQAGNTTEMSAKRLSGINSCHLSDYLVDEVLNRVDQETREFLLRSSILRSMNDGLIVCLTRMENGQQRLEDIERQGLFIQRMDDSGEWFCFHPLFASFLRQRCQWEMAADLPKLHRAAAEGWLMQGYPGEAIHHALATADTKLLCDILLQHAWELFNHSQLSLLEECMNALPHEQLLENPRLVLLQAWLAQSQYRHYEVNALLNQAEQSLEQKEIKVEAELLGEFDALRAQVAINDGRPDDADLLAEKALASLLPDNEYGRIVAMSVKGEVLHCKGELSRALTLMKQTEQLARRCHVYHYALWALLQQSEILLAQGYLQAAYETQNHAFDLIREQHLEQLPMHEFLLRIRSQLLWCWARIDESEESARRGLDVLSNFQPQQQLQCLTQLAKCSLIRGDIDNARRHLSRCENLLNNGHYHRDWRTNTDKLRVIIWQHLEDNVSAAQWLVQAEKPESFSNHFNQNQWRNIARAQILLGQYEEAETILETLNECALKLELVSDLNRNLLLCNLLYWQLERKAEAQQVLMEALHLANRTGFISHFVLEGELMAQQLRQLIQLNILPEFEQHRAQRILREINRQNRHKFAHFDETFVEQLLTHPDVPELIRNSPLTQREWQVLGLIYSGYSNEQIAVELEVAATTIKTHIRNLYQKMGITHRQEAIQQAQYLMQMMGLGV, from the coding sequence ATGCTTATCCCGTCGAAACTCAGTCGCCCCCTTCGCCTCAATAATATGGTTATGCGTGAGCGCCTGTTAAAACAGCTTAATGAAGCACAGAATTATCGATTGGTGCTGATAACCAGTCCGGCAGGGTATGGTAAAACCACGTTAATGTCACAATGGGCTGCCGGACAGGAAAATTTGGGGTGGTATTCTCTGGATGATAGCGATAATCAGCCGGAGCGTTTTGCCAGCTATCTGATTGCTGCTGTCCAACAGGCGACTCAGGGGCATTGTGTTAAAAGTGAAGTACTAGCGCAAAAACATCAATATGCCAATTTATCTGCGCTGTTTGCACAATTGTTTATTGAACTGAATAAATGGAAACATCCATTGTTTCTGGTGATCGATGATTATCATCTGATAGTGAATAAGCTTATCCATGAAGCCATGCGTTTTTTTCTACGCCATCAGCCGGAAAACCTGACGTTGATTATCCTTTCCCGCCACTTGCCGTCATTGGGCGTTGCCAACTTACGTGTGCGCGAGCAATTGTTGGAATTCGACAGTCAACAGTTAGCTTTTAACTATCAGGAAGCTCAGCAATTTTTTGATAAACGGCTGGCCAGACCATTAGAGGCTGATCATTGCAGACAGCTATGTCATGACGTGGGAGGATGGGCGACGGCATTGCAGCTAATTGCTCTCTCCGCGCGTCAGGCAGGTAATACAACAGAAATGTCGGCAAAACGTCTCTCAGGAATTAATTCTTGCCATTTGTCAGATTATCTTGTGGACGAAGTTTTAAACCGCGTTGATCAGGAAACACGAGAGTTTTTGTTGCGTAGTTCTATTCTGCGTTCGATGAATGATGGATTGATTGTCTGTCTGACAAGGATGGAAAATGGTCAGCAACGCCTTGAAGATATTGAACGTCAGGGGCTGTTTATCCAGCGCATGGATGATTCTGGAGAATGGTTTTGTTTTCATCCTTTGTTTGCTTCGTTCCTTCGCCAACGTTGCCAGTGGGAAATGGCGGCGGATTTACCGAAATTGCATCGTGCGGCGGCAGAAGGCTGGTTGATGCAGGGGTATCCGGGAGAAGCGATTCATCATGCTTTGGCGACAGCAGATACGAAGTTGTTATGTGATATTTTGCTGCAACATGCATGGGAGTTGTTTAACCACAGCCAGTTATCACTGCTGGAAGAGTGCATGAATGCTTTGCCACATGAGCAGCTATTGGAAAATCCGCGTTTGGTGCTGTTACAGGCGTGGCTGGCGCAGAGTCAGTATCGGCATTATGAGGTCAATGCGTTATTGAATCAGGCAGAGCAATCTTTGGAGCAAAAAGAGATAAAGGTTGAGGCTGAATTACTGGGAGAGTTTGACGCATTGCGTGCTCAGGTTGCGATTAATGACGGCAGACCGGATGATGCCGATTTACTGGCTGAAAAAGCGTTGGCAAGTCTGCTGCCTGATAATGAATATGGCCGTATTGTCGCGATGTCAGTGAAAGGAGAGGTACTACACTGTAAAGGGGAGTTGTCCCGTGCATTAACGTTGATGAAGCAGACAGAGCAGCTTGCCCGCCGCTGCCATGTTTACCACTATGCTTTATGGGCATTATTGCAGCAAAGTGAAATTTTACTGGCCCAGGGATATTTGCAGGCCGCCTATGAAACTCAAAATCACGCTTTTGACTTGATCCGTGAACAGCATTTGGAACAGTTACCCATGCACGAGTTTCTGCTGCGTATTCGTTCACAGCTTTTGTGGTGTTGGGCGCGTATTGATGAATCGGAGGAATCGGCACGTCGTGGTTTAGATGTGTTGTCTAACTTTCAGCCTCAGCAGCAATTACAGTGCCTGACTCAACTGGCGAAATGCTCTTTGATTCGTGGAGATATTGATAATGCCCGCCGTCATTTATCCCGGTGTGAGAATCTGCTCAATAATGGGCATTATCATCGTGACTGGCGAACGAACACTGATAAATTGCGGGTCATTATCTGGCAACATCTGGAGGATAATGTTTCAGCGGCACAATGGCTGGTTCAGGCAGAAAAACCTGAAAGTTTCAGTAACCATTTCAACCAGAATCAGTGGCGTAATATTGCCCGTGCTCAGATCTTGCTTGGTCAGTATGAAGAAGCAGAAACCATTTTGGAAACGCTGAATGAATGTGCTTTAAAGCTGGAACTGGTAAGCGATCTGAATCGCAATTTGTTGTTATGTAATTTACTTTACTGGCAGCTTGAGCGTAAGGCTGAAGCACAACAAGTGCTGATGGAAGCCTTGCATTTGGCTAATCGCACGGGGTTTATCAGTCATTTTGTGCTTGAAGGTGAGTTAATGGCTCAGCAATTGCGCCAGCTCATTCAACTCAATATCTTGCCTGAATTTGAACAACATCGGGCGCAGCGTATCCTGCGGGAAATCAATCGCCAGAATCGGCATAAATTTGCTCACTTTGATGAAACTTTTGTTGAGCAGCTTCTTACTCATCCTGATGTCCCTGAACTTATTCGTAATAGTCCATTAACTCAACGTGAATGGCAGGTATTGGGGTTAATTTATTCTGGTTACAGTAACGAGCAGATTGCTGTTGAACTGGAAGTGGCAGCGACGACAATTAAAACTCATATCCGCAATCTGTATCAGAAAATGGGTATTACCCATCGTCAGGAAGCTATTCAGCAAGCGCAGTATTTAATGCAAATGATGGGATTAGGAGTCTGA
- a CDS encoding MFS transporter, with product MSGEYGISLVKQPIMATKISFFIAGFSMASWAPLIPLVKERLFLDDGAMGLLMLAFGIGSFIMMPVAGMLSARFGCRKVFAFFTLLAILMLPGLSILPTPAVLACALFLFGAGIGAMDVSANIHAVNIEKRVQSPVMSGFHALFSLGGISGAGSVSLLLFMGISPFLVMVAVTLLIILLLFPVWNGLLDDAEAGDTPFFALPRGIVILIGFLCFVVYLMEGSMLDWSGILLSSVHSMDSHQAGLGYTLFAITMTCGRFFGDRMIAAYGYRQVFLASAILATSGFVLIYLASGVIALAVAFLMIGAGLSNLAPMFFTASGRQKVMPDSLAVSAVSTMGYSGILLGPAIIGGLAHQITLHSAFGCIALLSLSLLAGYWLIAPDRK from the coding sequence ATGTCTGGGGAATATGGAATTTCTTTGGTTAAACAGCCTATTATGGCGACAAAAATCTCTTTTTTTATTGCAGGTTTCAGTATGGCGAGTTGGGCTCCTCTGATCCCATTAGTCAAAGAGCGACTATTCTTGGATGATGGTGCAATGGGGTTGCTGATGCTGGCATTTGGCATTGGTTCTTTCATTATGATGCCAGTCGCAGGAATGTTGTCCGCACGATTTGGTTGCCGGAAAGTTTTTGCCTTCTTCACGTTACTGGCAATTTTGATGTTGCCGGGATTGAGTATCCTGCCTACTCCCGCAGTTCTGGCTTGTGCACTATTTCTATTTGGTGCAGGGATTGGGGCGATGGATGTTTCGGCCAATATCCACGCAGTTAATATTGAAAAAAGAGTACAGAGTCCTGTGATGTCAGGTTTTCATGCCCTGTTCAGTTTAGGGGGAATATCCGGGGCTGGTTCGGTGAGTTTGTTGTTGTTTATGGGAATATCCCCATTTTTAGTAATGGTCGCCGTGACATTATTGATTATCCTGTTGTTGTTTCCGGTATGGAATGGATTGCTGGATGATGCAGAAGCCGGAGATACTCCGTTTTTTGCTTTGCCGCGTGGTATTGTGATCCTGATAGGTTTTCTCTGCTTTGTTGTTTATCTGATGGAAGGTTCTATGCTGGATTGGAGTGGGATCTTATTAAGCAGTGTTCATAGCATGGATAGCCATCAGGCGGGACTGGGTTATACCCTGTTTGCCATTACCATGACATGTGGTCGATTTTTCGGAGACAGGATGATTGCCGCCTATGGGTATCGGCAGGTTTTTTTGGCAAGCGCTATTTTGGCGACATCAGGGTTTGTCCTGATTTATCTGGCATCCGGTGTAATTGCATTGGCAGTGGCATTCCTGATGATCGGCGCTGGTTTGTCCAATCTGGCTCCGATGTTTTTCACCGCATCGGGACGGCAAAAAGTGATGCCTGACTCTCTGGCTGTTTCTGCTGTTTCTACGATGGGATATTCAGGTATTCTGCTTGGGCCTGCGATTATTGGTGGTTTAGCCCATCAGATAACATTGCACAGCGCGTTTGGTTGTATCGCTTTGTTATCTCTTTCATTATTGGCGGGATATTGGTTAATTGCACCCGACCGAAAATAA
- a CDS encoding aspartate aminotransferase family protein: MENNYHLKESHLKENHLEEMLSRYVGHGPYLVIDGEKYIDAASGTFNLPLGYTNHRIAEKLKQQIDRCTHLSSAYTREMSQYILSKLVKHTPKGIDSIWLRDVSGSGAVECAIRIAQKATGRSGIVSFFLAHHGQSLATAQVSGNAFRLKNFHINIEGSIKIPAPGSVMAEPLDEATQYIDLEQFIQLGSSDNIACLIIEPIQGNGGNIVFPVEFYRKIREICHQHGIIIIADEVQTGFGRTGTFFASTGYAKELEPDIIVFAKGAGGIGIPTGGVLMRSSLDILESFEHSSTSGANPLSLVALNEVIDIIEDEHILENVRQNETFLRNGLLDLQHKYPEITGVRGIGYMFGFDTPSPEFAARVIAVANHHKLILRGSRYGKGRALKVRPPLICTQVHLNEILHKLDLTFAELTVSAQGHREVA; the protein is encoded by the coding sequence ATGGAAAATAACTATCACCTTAAAGAGAGTCACCTTAAAGAGAATCATCTTGAAGAAATGCTTTCTCGTTATGTCGGTCATGGCCCGTATTTGGTCATTGATGGTGAAAAATATATTGATGCAGCATCGGGAACGTTTAATTTGCCGCTTGGTTACACCAATCACAGGATTGCCGAAAAATTAAAGCAGCAGATTGATAGATGCACGCATTTGAGTTCTGCTTATACACGAGAAATGTCGCAGTATATTTTGAGTAAGTTGGTTAAACATACCCCCAAAGGTATAGACAGTATATGGTTACGGGATGTTTCTGGCTCTGGTGCGGTGGAGTGTGCCATTCGTATTGCTCAAAAAGCGACAGGACGTTCTGGTATTGTTTCTTTCTTTCTTGCTCATCATGGTCAGTCCCTTGCTACCGCGCAGGTTTCTGGCAATGCGTTCCGGCTTAAAAATTTTCATATCAATATCGAAGGTTCCATAAAAATTCCAGCTCCGGGTAGTGTCATGGCTGAACCCCTAGATGAAGCAACACAGTATATCGATCTGGAGCAGTTCATTCAGTTGGGCTCAAGCGACAATATCGCATGTCTGATTATTGAACCGATTCAGGGGAATGGCGGGAATATTGTTTTCCCCGTGGAGTTCTATCGCAAGATCCGGGAAATTTGCCACCAGCATGGCATTATTATTATCGCAGATGAAGTTCAGACAGGATTTGGGCGTACTGGTACTTTCTTCGCTTCTACAGGTTATGCCAAAGAACTGGAGCCAGATATTATCGTTTTTGCCAAAGGTGCAGGCGGCATTGGTATCCCAACCGGCGGTGTGCTTATGCGTAGTTCATTGGATATATTGGAATCATTCGAGCATTCAAGCACTTCTGGTGCTAATCCGTTGTCTTTGGTCGCGCTTAACGAAGTCATTGATATTATTGAAGATGAACATATCTTAGAAAATGTGCGTCAGAACGAAACCTTCCTGCGTAACGGGTTGCTGGATTTACAACATAAGTATCCTGAAATCACCGGAGTCAGGGGCATTGGTTATATGTTTGGTTTTGATACGCCAAGTCCAGAGTTTGCAGCAAGGGTGATTGCGGTTGCCAACCACCATAAACTTATTCTGCGTGGTTCCCGGTATGGTAAGGGGCGGGCACTCAAGGTACGTCCTCCTTTGATTTGTACACAAGTGCACCTGAACGAAATCCTCCATAAATTGGATCTGACTTTTGCTGAGCTGACGGTTTCTGCTCAGGGACACAGGGAGGTTGCATAA
- a CDS encoding DUF1349 domain-containing protein yields MNLLHCHWLNEPVSWKHQDDELHVVTDNQTDFWRDTWYGFQRHSGHVFGGYIEAAFIEEGFTFQLCIEGRFEQLYDQAGIMLLVDEHHWLKAGIEHSDGQSTIGSVLTAPCSDWAMGVFPGDPDRFWLRLTYQEGAIRLQYSTDGKRWPLLRLSPFNISNHIDQQVFVGAMCCSPEREGLQVKFSEFKLTSSLNKALHDLS; encoded by the coding sequence ATGAATTTGTTGCACTGCCATTGGCTTAATGAACCCGTTTCGTGGAAGCATCAAGATGATGAATTGCATGTGGTGACTGATAATCAAACAGATTTTTGGCGTGATACATGGTACGGCTTCCAACGCCATAGTGGACATGTTTTTGGTGGTTATATAGAGGCTGCTTTTATCGAAGAAGGGTTCACTTTTCAGCTCTGCATTGAAGGGCGTTTTGAGCAGTTATACGATCAGGCCGGTATTATGTTGCTGGTGGATGAGCACCACTGGTTGAAAGCGGGTATTGAGCATTCTGATGGGCAGTCAACAATTGGCAGTGTACTGACCGCTCCTTGCTCTGATTGGGCAATGGGGGTTTTTCCGGGTGACCCTGATAGATTCTGGCTGCGTCTGACCTATCAGGAGGGTGCCATCCGGTTGCAATATTCCACTGATGGTAAGCGATGGCCATTGTTGCGGTTATCTCCTTTTAATATCAGTAATCACATTGATCAGCAGGTATTTGTTGGGGCTATGTGTTGCTCACCAGAACGTGAAGGATTACAGGTGAAATTCTCTGAATTCAAACTGACGTCATCATTGAACAAAGCTCTGCATGATTTGAGTTAG
- a CDS encoding HAD family hydrolase — MDKFNVIFDIDGVIVDSEQLHFDVLCELAPEQTRDIQPQQLIGLSLAETLNAIGVPSQVQQSITNRIISVYQDKLSPHYLRPGIAGLITALQQNGIAFGFVSTAPRKVCLANLGLLGLAEEPALISGDDVEQTKPFPDPYLAMLKLKRMEVRQTLVIEDTDLGIMAAKQAGIPQIYAWPHALSVMEQYKQATCVIKRLADIPQFAGLISI, encoded by the coding sequence ATGGATAAATTCAATGTCATTTTTGATATCGATGGGGTCATTGTTGATAGTGAACAGCTACATTTTGATGTGCTGTGTGAACTGGCACCTGAACAGACACGCGATATTCAGCCGCAACAACTGATCGGCCTGAGTCTGGCAGAAACATTGAATGCGATTGGTGTTCCATCACAAGTACAGCAAAGCATTACCAACAGAATTATCTCGGTTTATCAAGATAAATTATCTCCACATTACCTGCGACCGGGCATTGCTGGCTTGATAACAGCCTTACAGCAAAATGGAATTGCTTTTGGTTTTGTTTCGACCGCTCCACGCAAAGTGTGTTTGGCCAATCTTGGGTTGTTGGGGCTGGCGGAAGAACCAGCGTTGATTTCTGGTGATGATGTTGAACAAACCAAGCCTTTTCCCGACCCCTATCTGGCTATGCTTAAATTGAAAAGAATGGAGGTCAGGCAGACTTTGGTCATTGAGGATACTGATTTGGGAATTATGGCAGCAAAGCAAGCGGGTATCCCACAGATATATGCCTGGCCTCATGCCTTGTCAGTAATGGAACAGTACAAACAGGCAACGTGTGTTATTAAGAGGCTGGCAGATATTCCTCAATTTGCAGGGTTAATCTCAATATAA